In Candidatus Mycalebacterium zealandia, one DNA window encodes the following:
- a CDS encoding acyl-CoA thioesterase: MPAIKDTLNTVIYYVSQEHANSQKTLHGGRLMDWIMSVANITSARFAKGLTVLGAADNIDFMNPVKVGHIVVLDSWIEFVGKSSLEVAVRVYSEDPEAGEKKFITLSRLAFVAIDKEGNPRAVGNEVVPADLSEKTVFEKAAARKDTRLGELKVRKQNLSNVADETEVTRVTLETSRAVMPEDIFFANLMSAGKLLKYTDETSALIGMRHAKGTLVTGSLDNLFFFSPIRQGEYITLKAGITHTGKTSLETAVKISSENPRTGMSNHTCTAFLSFVHVDKNGKPCAVPQITAETPYEKRLWKDAENRRDLRSERVREIRKKAEMYIENYKGAVV; encoded by the coding sequence ATGCCTGCCATAAAAGACACTCTGAACACCGTCATATACTACGTTTCGCAGGAGCACGCGAACTCGCAGAAAACCCTTCACGGAGGACGGCTGATGGACTGGATTATGTCCGTTGCAAATATAACTTCGGCGCGGTTTGCCAAAGGGCTGACGGTTCTCGGCGCGGCGGACAACATAGATTTTATGAATCCCGTCAAGGTCGGGCACATTGTTGTTCTGGACAGCTGGATTGAGTTTGTGGGCAAGTCATCACTTGAGGTGGCTGTGCGGGTTTATTCGGAAGATCCCGAAGCGGGCGAGAAAAAATTCATAACTCTGTCACGGCTTGCTTTTGTGGCAATTGACAAGGAAGGAAATCCCAGAGCGGTTGGCAATGAGGTTGTTCCGGCGGATTTGAGTGAAAAAACGGTTTTTGAAAAAGCCGCCGCGCGCAAAGATACGCGGCTCGGAGAATTGAAGGTGAGAAAGCAGAACCTTTCCAATGTTGCCGATGAAACCGAAGTTACACGCGTTACGCTTGAAACCTCTCGCGCCGTGATGCCCGAAGACATATTTTTTGCCAATCTGATGTCAGCCGGAAAACTACTGAAATACACCGATGAAACCTCGGCTCTTATAGGAATGAGGCACGCGAAGGGAACACTCGTAACCGGCTCGCTGGACAACCTTTTCTTTTTCTCGCCAATACGGCAGGGCGAATACATAACACTCAAAGCCGGAATTACGCATACGGGAAAAACTTCGCTTGAAACGGCGGTAAAAATCAGTTCCGAAAACCCGCGAACGGGGATGAGTAACCACACCTGCACGGCATTTTTGTCTTTCGTCCACGTGGATAAAAACGGAAAACCGTGCGCCGTTCCGCAGATTACGGCGGAAACGCCTTATGAAAAAAGATTGTGGAAGGATGCTGAAAACAGACGGGACTTGCGTTCCGAAAGAGTCAGGGAAATCCGCAAAAAAGCGGAAATGTATATTGAGAATTATAAAGGAGCGGTGGTATAG
- a CDS encoding carbon starvation protein A, whose translation MSAAFVAVSAISLFLLGYRFYSRFLARRVFAISDSELTPAHELNDGVDYVPAPKVVLFGHHFASIAGAAPIIGPAIAVFWGWVPAVLWVVFGTVFMGAVHDFSALVISARNRGRTVGDIAGDLVTPRVRTLFLVIVYFLIFFVMAVFAYAIAVLFVGFPSSVLPVNFQILVALALGFLFYRRKANITVPTIVALFLLAGAIWAGMNYNITVPPLLGSEVATWVVILLVYSFVASVLPVWTLLQPRDYINSYMLIFGLGLMIIGLFVSNPEISAPAFNLKSATDGVPLIPFLFVTIACGAISGFHGLVSSGTTSKQIDKMTHCRPIGYGCMLGEGTLAIIAVLAVTAGIGQTEWFEKYATWGGAKSGGISNFVLGASAFLGGIRMPHELAATIVSVMVISFASTSLDTSTRIQRLIIGELATEYKVSFLKNRYVATVFAVVPALMLALLAQAPGKGPGSGGFILWPLFGATNQLIAGFTLLVATIYLWKTKRPFIYTLVPMALVIITSIASVILNIFNLSGNFLLQFLSFCILALAVWLIFEAVAYLRAMRKT comes from the coding sequence ATGAGCGCCGCCTTTGTTGCCGTTTCAGCCATATCGCTTTTTCTTCTCGGATACCGTTTTTACTCGCGATTTCTTGCGCGGAGAGTCTTTGCCATTTCGGACTCCGAACTCACGCCTGCGCATGAACTCAATGATGGCGTTGACTATGTGCCCGCGCCCAAAGTGGTGCTTTTCGGGCATCATTTTGCCTCAATCGCCGGCGCGGCTCCGATTATCGGTCCGGCAATCGCGGTGTTCTGGGGTTGGGTTCCTGCGGTTCTGTGGGTGGTTTTCGGAACGGTTTTTATGGGCGCCGTTCATGATTTCAGCGCCCTTGTGATTTCAGCGAGAAACAGGGGTAGAACCGTGGGTGACATAGCCGGAGATTTGGTTACGCCGCGTGTGCGGACACTTTTTCTTGTTATCGTCTATTTCCTGATTTTCTTCGTTATGGCGGTTTTCGCCTATGCAATAGCGGTTCTGTTTGTGGGGTTTCCGTCAAGTGTTCTGCCCGTGAATTTCCAAATTCTGGTTGCGCTTGCGCTCGGTTTTCTTTTTTACCGCAGAAAAGCAAACATCACGGTTCCCACAATTGTTGCTCTGTTTCTTCTCGCGGGCGCAATATGGGCGGGAATGAACTACAACATCACAGTGCCGCCGCTTCTGGGTTCGGAGGTTGCGACATGGGTTGTAATTCTTCTTGTATATTCGTTTGTCGCTTCGGTTCTGCCCGTTTGGACTTTGCTTCAGCCCAGAGACTACATCAACAGTTATATGCTTATTTTCGGGCTCGGATTGATGATTATCGGACTTTTTGTCTCCAATCCCGAAATTTCCGCGCCCGCTTTCAATTTGAAGTCCGCCACGGACGGCGTGCCGCTGATTCCGTTTCTTTTTGTAACAATTGCCTGTGGCGCGATAAGTGGTTTTCACGGACTTGTCTCAAGCGGGACAACCTCAAAACAGATTGATAAAATGACCCATTGCCGCCCGATTGGCTACGGTTGTATGCTTGGCGAGGGAACGCTTGCCATCATCGCGGTTCTCGCCGTAACCGCGGGAATAGGGCAGACCGAATGGTTTGAAAAATACGCGACCTGGGGCGGCGCAAAAAGCGGAGGGATTTCAAACTTTGTTCTCGGCGCGTCCGCTTTTCTCGGCGGAATACGCATGCCGCATGAACTCGCGGCAACAATCGTCAGCGTTATGGTCATCAGTTTCGCTTCCACTTCTCTTGACACAAGCACGCGAATTCAGCGCCTCATAATCGGCGAACTTGCCACGGAATACAAAGTTAGTTTTCTCAAAAACAGGTATGTCGCCACCGTTTTCGCCGTTGTTCCCGCGCTTATGCTGGCTTTACTTGCGCAAGCGCCGGGCAAGGGACCGGGTTCGGGCGGCTTTATTCTGTGGCCCCTTTTCGGAGCGACAAACCAGTTGATTGCGGGCTTCACGCTTCTTGTTGCGACAATCTACCTCTGGAAAACAAAAAGACCTTTTATTTACACGCTTGTTCCGATGGCACTTGTCATCATCACTTCAATCGCGTCCGTCATTCTCAACATCTTCAACCTCAGCGGCAATTTTCTGTTGCAGTTTCTTTCCTTCTGCATACTGGCACTTGCCGTGTGGCTGATTTTTGAAGCGGTGGCGTATTTGAGGGCGATGCGAAAAACTTGA
- the recR gene encoding recombination protein RecR encodes MDGSGLPAAMRRLVSELASLPGIGEKNAIRLAFHIIFKTSKDKALRLSQAVRLARDEICVCETCFHFSSGGKCSICDSAGRDFSTVCVIEQPLDLIAIEQSGGYKGVYHVLHGFISPIDGIGPEDLKLREFIKRLQSDSRIKEVILATSSRIESVATSNFIAEILKKRADKFGIKIYRISQGIPAGSDIEHLDQTTLRNAIADRKEI; translated from the coding sequence ATGGATGGCTCCGGACTGCCCGCCGCAATGAGGCGGCTTGTGAGCGAACTCGCCTCCCTGCCGGGAATAGGCGAAAAAAACGCCATCCGGCTCGCTTTTCATATCATTTTCAAAACATCAAAAGACAAAGCGTTGCGGCTTTCGCAAGCCGTCCGGCTCGCGCGCGATGAAATTTGCGTTTGCGAAACCTGTTTTCATTTTTCATCGGGCGGAAAATGCTCAATCTGCGACTCCGCGGGAAGGGATTTTTCAACCGTGTGCGTAATTGAGCAACCGCTTGACCTCATTGCCATAGAACAAAGCGGCGGCTACAAGGGCGTTTACCATGTTTTGCACGGGTTTATATCGCCGATTGACGGCATAGGTCCCGAAGACCTGAAACTGCGCGAATTCATAAAACGGTTGCAGAGCGACAGCAGAATAAAAGAGGTAATTCTGGCAACAAGTTCACGTATTGAAAGCGTGGCAACGAGCAACTTCATAGCGGAAATTCTGAAAAAACGTGCGGACAAGTTCGGGATAAAAATCTACCGTATCTCTCAGGGCATTCCGGCGGGAAGCGACATTGAGCATCTTGACCAGACCACCCTGCGCAACGCGATTGCGGACAGAAAAGAGATTTGA
- a CDS encoding YbaB/EbfC family nucleoid-associated protein yields MKLGGGLKDLMKQAEKLKEDMEKVQNEAGEEIVEASSGGGMVTVTAKAKGEIMSIRIDPEIAGDKDTEMLEDLLGAAVNEALLRGKKMMKEKISEVTSGLGLPPGLL; encoded by the coding sequence ATGAAACTGGGCGGCGGATTGAAAGACCTGATGAAACAGGCTGAAAAACTGAAAGAGGACATGGAAAAGGTTCAAAATGAGGCCGGCGAAGAGATTGTGGAAGCGTCTTCGGGCGGCGGAATGGTAACCGTAACGGCAAAAGCCAAAGGGGAGATAATGTCAATACGGATAGACCCCGAAATCGCAGGGGATAAAGACACGGAGATGCTTGAGGATTTGCTCGGCGCGGCGGTGAATGAAGCTCTTTTGCGGGGCAAAAAAATGATGAAGGAAAAAATTTCCGAAGTTACCAGCGGACTGGGACTGCCGCCCGGACTTTTGTAA
- the dnaX gene encoding DNA polymerase III subunit gamma/tau, whose amino-acid sequence MSSYVVLARKLRPRNFDEIVGQNYIVKALCNAARSGKLAHALLFTGPRGVGKTSTARIVAKAVNCDKPSTEERPCSQDPCESCSLISEGRAVEVQEMDAASHTSVNDVREIIEQSRYVPASGKTRIYIIDETHMLSQAAFNALLKTLEEPPAHVLFILATTEPHKIPATILSRCQRYDFKKVAVSEIASTLESAARSENINIASETVSSIALEADGSLRDGLSLLDRIIATFGTDIDHAEALALLGFVDTSLMNEMFGAIMKRDPAKGFETLGNALDKGIGPAKFAQELASLLRAAVVLKVSGAKSVPEMEEQRAQMLISSAQDRSVQDLETLFDIALDECDRVSRSFYPELAVEAMAMKLCSVEKAVPLDDIMRRLEKLTDGKPPSGQTSEAKPRASYNQHRESEAKKVEAREEQPEAEPQVRINGSADTDAFDEEKKSAKTFAKFLKTGDNTGFMANLVSGCEIKVENSLAIINVPKHSILEQKLTGENSERENLLQAARDFFKRESKIAFVQPAPAQKTNGIEKIQEQPLVKQALDMFDGKIKNLDERRAK is encoded by the coding sequence ATGTCGTCATACGTAGTTCTTGCAAGAAAACTGAGACCCCGAAACTTTGATGAGATTGTGGGACAGAACTACATAGTCAAAGCGCTTTGCAACGCCGCCAGATCAGGCAAACTCGCTCATGCCCTGCTGTTCACGGGACCCCGTGGGGTGGGGAAAACCTCTACTGCAAGAATCGTGGCAAAAGCGGTCAATTGCGACAAACCCTCAACTGAAGAACGCCCCTGCTCTCAAGATCCTTGCGAATCATGCTCGCTTATCTCCGAGGGGCGTGCGGTGGAAGTTCAGGAAATGGATGCCGCATCCCACACAAGCGTGAACGATGTGCGGGAAATTATTGAACAGTCGCGCTATGTTCCCGCTTCGGGCAAAACGCGCATATATATAATTGACGAAACACACATGCTTTCGCAAGCCGCATTCAACGCGTTGCTAAAAACGCTTGAAGAGCCGCCCGCGCATGTGCTTTTTATTCTCGCCACAACCGAACCGCACAAAATACCGGCGACAATCCTTTCACGTTGCCAACGTTACGATTTCAAAAAAGTGGCGGTCTCAGAAATAGCGTCTACGCTTGAATCCGCGGCGCGGAGCGAAAACATCAACATCGCGTCCGAAACGGTGTCGTCAATCGCCCTTGAAGCGGACGGAAGCTTGAGAGACGGCTTGAGCCTTCTTGACCGCATAATAGCAACTTTCGGAACAGACATAGACCACGCCGAAGCACTTGCCCTGCTGGGTTTTGTGGACACGAGTCTGATGAATGAAATGTTTGGCGCGATAATGAAGCGCGACCCCGCCAAGGGGTTTGAAACGCTTGGAAACGCTCTTGACAAAGGCATCGGTCCCGCAAAATTCGCGCAGGAACTCGCCTCGCTGCTCAGAGCCGCCGTTGTGCTTAAAGTGAGCGGAGCCAAATCAGTTCCGGAGATGGAGGAGCAAAGAGCGCAGATGCTTATCTCCTCAGCGCAAGACCGTTCCGTGCAAGACCTTGAAACACTTTTTGACATCGCGCTTGATGAGTGCGACCGGGTAAGCCGGTCTTTCTATCCTGAGCTCGCGGTTGAAGCGATGGCTATGAAACTGTGCTCGGTGGAAAAAGCCGTTCCGCTTGACGACATTATGCGGCGGCTTGAGAAACTCACGGACGGCAAACCCCCGAGCGGACAAACAAGCGAAGCGAAACCCCGCGCCTCTTACAACCAGCACCGCGAATCGGAGGCTAAAAAGGTTGAGGCAAGGGAAGAACAACCGGAGGCGGAACCGCAGGTGCGGATAAATGGAAGCGCGGACACGGACGCGTTTGACGAAGAAAAGAAAAGCGCCAAAACCTTCGCGAAGTTTCTGAAAACCGGCGACAACACAGGGTTTATGGCAAATCTGGTTTCCGGCTGTGAAATCAAGGTTGAAAATTCCCTCGCGATAATCAACGTTCCAAAGCATAGTATTCTGGAGCAAAAACTCACGGGTGAAAACAGCGAACGCGAAAACCTTTTGCAAGCCGCGCGCGATTTTTTCAAACGTGAATCTAAAATCGCGTTTGTTCAGCCCGCTCCGGCGCAAAAAACAAACGGCATTGAGAAAATCCAAGAACAACCGCTTGTGAAACAGGCGCTTGATATGTTTGACGGAAAAATAAAAAATCTTGACGAAAGGAGAGCAAAATGA
- a CDS encoding c-type cytochrome: MKRKTHILLAVTVFAFLCVADAHAQKGDSTAGGESFATICASCHGPTGKGDGVAAAALEPKPRDLSDAKYLSTLTDEYLFKVITEGGTVVGKAPTMPAWGGVLGEDGAWNVIAYIRKEICKCVHAE; encoded by the coding sequence ATGAAACGAAAAACCCATATCTTGCTTGCCGTAACCGTTTTCGCCTTTCTGTGCGTGGCGGACGCTCATGCTCAAAAAGGCGACAGCACGGCGGGCGGAGAGTCTTTTGCGACAATCTGCGCATCGTGCCATGGTCCCACGGGCAAAGGAGACGGAGTTGCCGCCGCCGCGCTGGAGCCCAAGCCGAGGGATTTGAGCGATGCGAAATATCTTTCAACGCTGACCGATGAATACCTGTTCAAAGTGATTACCGAAGGCGGCACCGTGGTCGGTAAAGCACCGACAATGCCCGCATGGGGCGGAGTGCTCGGAGAAGACGGCGCGTGGAACGTTATCGCCTACATAAGAAAAGAAATATGCAAATGCGTACATGCCGAATAA
- the moeB gene encoding molybdopterin-synthase adenylyltransferase MoeB, whose amino-acid sequence MGLTKEQASRYSRHLILPEVGVEGQQKLLDAKVLCIGAGGLGSPLALYLAAAGVGNIGIVDFDVVDFSNLQRQIIHGESTLGDLKAESAKKRIADLNSDVKVTIHNERFSSENAMEIVKNYDIVVDGTDNFPTRYLVNDTCVLLGKPNVYGSIFRFEGQVSVFDSKRGPCYRCLYPEPPPPGLVPSCAEGGVLGILPGIVGTIQAAETVKLILGAGDALVGRLLFIDVLEMQPKELKLRKDKSCPICGDSPTITELIDYEQFCGIPVGNESLGQNSVGENEISAEDFRKVWNSENSPTLVDVREPHEYEICRIEGSSLIPLGEIEKRLGELNTESEIVIHCHHGGRSLKATDILLQNGFSRVKSLKGGIDEWAEKFDPSIPRY is encoded by the coding sequence ATGGGTCTTACAAAGGAACAGGCAAGCCGTTACAGCCGGCATCTTATACTGCCCGAAGTGGGCGTTGAGGGTCAGCAAAAACTGCTTGACGCAAAGGTTTTGTGCATCGGCGCGGGAGGGCTCGGCTCGCCGCTCGCCCTGTATCTCGCAGCCGCCGGAGTCGGCAACATAGGCATTGTTGACTTTGATGTAGTTGATTTCAGCAATCTGCAACGACAGATAATTCACGGCGAAAGCACGCTCGGAGACCTCAAAGCTGAAAGCGCGAAAAAAAGAATCGCCGATTTGAATTCAGATGTGAAAGTTACAATCCATAACGAGCGTTTTTCATCTGAAAACGCGATGGAAATTGTCAAAAACTACGACATTGTGGTGGACGGAACGGATAATTTCCCAACCCGCTACCTTGTGAACGACACTTGTGTTCTGCTCGGCAAACCCAATGTTTACGGGAGTATTTTCCGTTTTGAGGGTCAGGTGAGCGTTTTTGACTCCAAGCGCGGACCTTGCTACAGGTGTCTGTATCCAGAACCGCCGCCGCCGGGGCTTGTTCCCAGTTGCGCGGAGGGGGGAGTTCTTGGAATTCTGCCCGGAATTGTCGGCACGATACAGGCCGCTGAAACCGTCAAACTCATTCTCGGCGCGGGTGACGCGCTTGTTGGACGGCTACTTTTTATTGACGTTCTTGAAATGCAACCCAAGGAATTAAAACTGCGTAAAGACAAGTCATGCCCCATTTGCGGTGACTCGCCGACCATCACGGAGTTGATTGATTACGAACAGTTTTGCGGAATTCCGGTCGGCAACGAATCGCTCGGGCAAAACTCCGTGGGCGAGAATGAAATAAGCGCCGAAGATTTCAGAAAGGTATGGAACAGCGAAAACAGCCCCACGCTTGTGGACGTGAGAGAGCCTCACGAATATGAAATTTGCCGGATAGAAGGGTCGTCCCTCATTCCGCTGGGCGAGATAGAGAAAAGACTGGGCGAGTTGAACACGGAAAGCGAGATAGTTATTCACTGTCATCACGGTGGAAGAAGTCTCAAAGCCACCGACATTCTGCTTCAAAACGGGTTTTCAAGAGTGAAAAGCCTCAAAGGCGGAATAGACGAATGGGCGGAAAAATTTGACCCCTCAATTCCCAGATATTGA
- the rsmI gene encoding 16S rRNA (cytidine(1402)-2'-O)-methyltransferase, whose product MASRLYIVATPVGNLEDTTLRALRILKEAAAVACEDTRVTRKLFSRYEIKNRLISCHEHNEEKQTETIIGILKDGGDVALVTDAGTPLVSDPGYRVAARVAEEGFDVVPIPGASALLCALCASAIPFSGFVFLGFFPRQKGKAAKVLSEFVLSPHPVVIYESPKRTAKTLALLRETLGDRAAAVCREMTKLHEEVSRASLSSLAEDFKKRENVKGEIVIVVAGAEEGASDEPDEKELEKRLLELKKQGATFTDALKTMSSESGMGKNALYDFALKVWGN is encoded by the coding sequence ATGGCTTCCCGTCTTTACATAGTCGCCACTCCGGTCGGAAATCTTGAAGACACCACTCTCAGGGCTCTGCGGATTCTGAAAGAGGCGGCCGCGGTCGCGTGCGAGGACACGAGAGTAACCCGCAAACTGTTTTCCCGTTACGAAATTAAAAACCGTCTTATATCGTGCCATGAGCATAATGAGGAGAAGCAAACCGAAACCATCATTGGTATTCTCAAAGACGGCGGCGATGTTGCACTTGTTACGGACGCGGGAACGCCTTTGGTTTCAGACCCCGGGTACAGGGTTGCGGCGCGGGTTGCCGAAGAGGGTTTTGATGTTGTGCCGATTCCGGGCGCGTCCGCTCTGCTTTGCGCTCTCTGCGCGTCCGCGATTCCGTTTTCCGGTTTTGTGTTTCTGGGTTTTTTTCCCCGGCAGAAGGGGAAGGCGGCGAAGGTTTTGTCGGAATTTGTTTTGTCTCCGCATCCGGTTGTGATTTACGAATCGCCGAAAAGGACCGCAAAAACCCTCGCTTTGCTCCGCGAGACGCTTGGAGACCGCGCCGCCGCTGTCTGCCGCGAAATGACAAAACTTCACGAAGAGGTTTCGCGTGCTTCGCTTTCGTCTCTCGCGGAAGATTTTAAAAAGAGAGAAAATGTGAAAGGCGAAATTGTCATTGTTGTCGCGGGAGCGGAGGAGGGCGCGTCCGATGAACCTGATGAAAAAGAGTTGGAAAAACGCCTGCTTGAATTGAAAAAACAGGGCGCGACTTTCACTGATGCGCTTAAAACCATGTCGTCAGAATCCGGAATGGGAAAAAACGCACTTTACGATTTCGCGCTTAAAGTTTGGGGCAACTAA
- the gatA gene encoding Asp-tRNA(Asn)/Glu-tRNA(Gln) amidotransferase subunit GatA produces the protein MSAEENSGLPGIADAARLIKSGETSPVELTQKAIDRISRLDGDINSFIKFDSESALARAEKAEKEINSGGAKSPLHGVPVALKDLFAVAGMGVTCGSKILENFSPSYDSGVARKLIEAGAVIIGKNNMDEFAMGSSNETSHFGVVKNPWDTSRVPGGSSGGCAAAVAAGLCSGAVGTDTGGSIRQPAAFCGVVGMKPTYGRVSRFGMVAFASSLDQAGPLARSVEDAAILLGAIAGFDEKDSTSIDAPAAECGTDIESGVKGMKIGIPAEYFNVGGMDGEVEQSVRATIKEMESLGAETVEISMPNTEYAVSVYYIIAPCEASSNLARYDGVRYGRRAENAKTLGEMIVKSRSEGFGEEVKRRIMLGAHALSSGYYDAYYLKAQKVRTLITKEFNSAFEKADVIMTPTAPEAAFKIGEKTDDPIRMYLSDALTIPANIAGVPAISVPCGLTKSGLPIGAQIIGKHFEEAKVLRAARALESLGRFEARCPSG, from the coding sequence ATGAGCGCGGAAGAAAACAGCGGACTACCGGGCATAGCGGACGCGGCGCGGCTTATAAAATCCGGCGAAACCTCACCGGTTGAGCTTACTCAGAAGGCGATTGACAGAATTTCGCGTCTTGACGGCGACATAAATTCATTCATTAAATTTGACTCAGAGTCCGCTCTCGCCCGCGCGGAGAAAGCGGAAAAAGAGATAAACTCCGGCGGCGCGAAAAGCCCGCTTCACGGAGTTCCAGTCGCGCTGAAAGACCTTTTTGCGGTCGCGGGAATGGGCGTTACTTGCGGCTCAAAAATCCTTGAAAACTTCTCTCCCTCCTACGATTCCGGCGTGGCGCGAAAACTGATTGAAGCGGGCGCGGTGATTATCGGCAAGAACAACATGGACGAGTTCGCGATGGGGTCGTCAAATGAAACTTCGCATTTCGGAGTTGTGAAAAACCCGTGGGACACAAGCAGGGTTCCGGGCGGCTCAAGCGGTGGATGCGCTGCGGCGGTCGCGGCGGGGCTGTGTAGCGGAGCGGTGGGAACCGACACTGGCGGCTCAATCCGGCAGCCGGCGGCTTTTTGCGGAGTGGTCGGAATGAAACCGACTTACGGCAGGGTCAGCAGGTTTGGAATGGTCGCGTTCGCGTCTTCGCTTGATCAGGCGGGACCTTTGGCGCGGTCAGTTGAAGATGCCGCGATTTTGCTGGGCGCGATAGCGGGCTTTGATGAGAAAGACTCCACTTCAATTGACGCCCCGGCGGCGGAATGCGGCACGGACATTGAAAGCGGCGTAAAGGGAATGAAAATAGGCATTCCGGCTGAATACTTTAACGTCGGAGGAATGGACGGCGAGGTTGAGCAAAGCGTCCGCGCGACAATAAAAGAGATGGAATCTCTCGGAGCGGAAACAGTGGAAATCTCCATGCCCAACACCGAATACGCCGTTTCGGTTTACTACATAATCGCCCCGTGTGAAGCCAGTTCAAACCTCGCACGATATGATGGCGTGCGTTACGGGCGGCGCGCTGAAAATGCCAAAACGCTCGGAGAGATGATAGTGAAAAGCCGCAGTGAGGGGTTCGGAGAGGAAGTAAAACGGCGCATAATGCTTGGCGCGCACGCGCTTTCATCCGGCTATTACGACGCCTACTATTTGAAAGCGCAGAAAGTTCGCACCCTTATAACCAAGGAGTTTAACTCCGCGTTTGAAAAAGCCGATGTAATTATGACGCCCACCGCGCCTGAAGCGGCTTTCAAAATCGGCGAAAAAACAGACGACCCGATAAGAATGTATCTGTCGGACGCGCTGACCATACCAGCAAACATAGCGGGCGTTCCGGCAATTTCCGTTCCGTGCGGACTCACAAAATCAGGACTGCCCATCGGGGCGCAGATTATCGGCAAACATTTTGAGGAAGCGAAAGTTCTGAGAGCGGCGCGCGCGCTTGAATCGCTTGGACGGTTTGAAGCGCGGTGTCCTTCCGGTTAG
- the gatC gene encoding Asp-tRNA(Asn)/Glu-tRNA(Gln) amidotransferase subunit GatC, translating into MTEKISKKQVENAAKLAGLEFDEKEIEQFGSYLAKILVYMENLNELDTANVPPTSHALDIKARMREDIANTGDSGKKALEGAPEAADGFFSVPKVIED; encoded by the coding sequence ATGACGGAGAAAATCTCAAAAAAACAGGTGGAAAACGCGGCTAAACTCGCGGGTCTGGAGTTTGATGAAAAGGAGATTGAGCAGTTCGGCTCATACCTCGCGAAGATTCTGGTTTATATGGAAAACCTGAATGAACTTGACACCGCAAACGTCCCGCCGACATCTCACGCGCTTGATATAAAAGCCCGAATGAGAGAAGACATCGCGAACACGGGAGATTCGGGCAAAAAAGCGCTTGAAGGCGCGCCCGAAGCGGCAGACGGATTTTTCTCCGTTCCAAAGGTGATAGAGGACTGA
- the gshB gene encoding glutathione synthase, whose translation MTMRMAFIMDPVESLNPARDTTLVLMLEAQSRGHKVFYVAPETLSASGGKAMCKATEIQLTEPDENARDMEGFYETGETKPTSLSGMDVVWMRKDPPFNMDYIYLTHILSLAESAGATVINRPEGIRKSNEKLSALGFSKFMADTLVSKNTEEITGFLSEKTKIVVKPLDGFGGEGIAMLEKGSKNAACEIDRLTSGGRVFVMAQEFISDVVSGDKRIIMLGGEPVGAVLRMPPKDGFICNFHSGGSPEKTELNDKDREICGALKDHLTETGIYFAGIDIVGGMLTEINCTSPTCVREINRFEGVKLEREIVDFAEALAGNGK comes from the coding sequence ATGACCATGCGAATGGCTTTCATAATGGATCCGGTTGAGTCATTAAATCCCGCTCGAGACACAACGCTTGTGCTGATGCTTGAAGCCCAGTCGCGAGGGCACAAGGTTTTTTATGTGGCGCCCGAAACTCTTTCCGCAAGCGGCGGCAAAGCAATGTGCAAAGCGACTGAAATACAACTCACCGAACCCGATGAAAACGCGCGGGACATGGAGGGTTTTTATGAAACCGGCGAAACAAAACCCACCTCGCTCTCCGGCATGGACGTTGTGTGGATGCGCAAAGACCCGCCGTTCAATATGGACTACATATATTTGACCCATATTTTGAGCCTCGCCGAAAGCGCGGGCGCGACTGTAATAAACCGCCCCGAAGGGATAAGAAAATCGAATGAAAAATTGAGCGCGCTCGGATTTTCAAAGTTTATGGCTGACACGCTTGTGTCAAAAAACACGGAGGAAATCACCGGTTTTCTTTCGGAGAAAACAAAGATTGTGGTCAAACCGCTTGACGGGTTCGGCGGAGAGGGAATTGCTATGCTGGAAAAGGGAAGCAAAAACGCGGCGTGTGAGATTGACCGCCTGACTTCGGGCGGGCGGGTTTTTGTTATGGCGCAGGAGTTCATAAGCGATGTTGTGAGCGGAGACAAAAGAATTATTATGCTCGGCGGCGAGCCCGTTGGTGCGGTTCTGAGAATGCCGCCCAAAGACGGGTTTATATGCAATTTTCATTCCGGCGGAAGCCCTGAAAAAACCGAACTGAACGACAAAGACCGTGAAATCTGCGGCGCGCTGAAAGACCATCTGACCGAAACGGGCATCTATTTCGCGGGAATAGACATCGTGGGCGGAATGCTGACCGAAATAAACTGCACAAGCCCGACATGCGTTCGCGAAATCAACCGTTTTGAAGGAGTCAAACTGGAGCGCGAAATAGTTGATTTTGCCGAAGCTCTCGCGGGGAACGGAAAATGA